Proteins co-encoded in one Methanosarcinales archaeon Met12 genomic window:
- a CDS encoding oligosaccharyl transferase, archaeosortase A system-associated, with the protein MGRKRKKKFKARHKPKQPELKLSGKEASQSGNLFRTTPIARLRSSIENLEREYKQGKITEAIYERLKAEYEEKIEKTEQPTVLSRISIYNVLLVAIVALAFYIRVVLPWDSIFVGDLIRVAADDAVYHMRLVENTVHNFPHRIFFDPFTHFPYGAPLHFGPLFTWIVAIIAFVVEAIIGGGGIPTRRTIELVGAFLPAVGGTLVVLATYFVAKEIFDDRRIGLLSALILAVMPGQFLSRTILGFADHHVLEILFGTTTILFFIMAIKRAEELRFEHVLNRDWNVLKTPLMYSALAGLMLGFFLLSWPGAPMFAFIIVVYAVAQFAANHMKNISSDGLCIVGMTTFVFPPVMAAHIILEGVGQYGRMHILSFILGILVFLVLSIVPRIMERQNISRSHYPFVLMGIGTVGLGSMYLFSPALFGSLFGAFGIFMPVGGALTIAEVQPMFFRGGEFTLMLAWFNFTTTLYIGLIAMVMLGYRVMREWRAPETLLLVWSIATLLATFSQNRFGYYLAVNLAILSGYFGIKLLEFGGLGALYENFKKRVSDSSDLSRFISRYVKLGHVLVVVLVALLLIYPNLGITVQAARHGPGVDWDWYSALVWMRYNTPDPGVDYYGIYEAPLPGERFSYPEGAYSVMSWWDYGHIITYYARRIPNANPFQAGIGGPGPNGTIIPGASTFFTATNESTANWILDELGTRYVITDISMATGKFWAMATFAEGDTSRFFGEYFIEEITPEGVVLRPVKPGDPFLYYPDFYRSMVTRLHIFRGEEVIPDNSTWVISYEERTDGRVTFRVVTSSQLFPTYTAAREFIAAQDLPNYRIVGASPFISPVPLEGLEHYRLVYESPTMVGMIEGREIRQVKIFEYVP; encoded by the coding sequence ATGGGCAGGAAAAGAAAAAAGAAGTTCAAGGCGCGACATAAGCCAAAGCAACCGGAACTGAAATTATCGGGCAAAGAAGCCAGCCAGAGTGGCAATCTTTTTAGAACTACCCCCATTGCTAGGCTCCGCTCATCGATAGAAAACTTGGAAAGAGAATATAAGCAGGGCAAAATTACCGAGGCGATATATGAGCGATTGAAGGCAGAATACGAGGAAAAAATCGAGAAAACAGAGCAACCAACTGTTTTGAGTCGCATATCGATTTACAATGTGCTGCTGGTCGCCATAGTTGCGCTCGCATTCTACATCAGGGTAGTCTTACCATGGGACAGCATATTCGTCGGCGACCTGATACGAGTAGCTGCTGACGATGCAGTATATCATATGCGCCTTGTGGAAAACACTGTTCATAACTTTCCGCACAGAATCTTCTTTGACCCTTTCACGCACTTTCCCTATGGCGCCCCCCTCCACTTTGGGCCGTTGTTCACCTGGATAGTTGCAATCATTGCATTTGTCGTTGAGGCAATTATAGGGGGCGGAGGGATACCGACCAGACGCACGATAGAACTTGTGGGCGCCTTCCTTCCAGCAGTTGGCGGAACGCTGGTCGTTCTCGCGACGTATTTCGTTGCCAAAGAGATATTTGACGACAGGCGAATTGGTTTGTTGTCGGCACTTATATTGGCAGTCATGCCTGGTCAATTCCTATCACGAACGATATTGGGGTTCGCAGACCATCACGTTCTCGAAATACTTTTCGGCACCACAACGATTCTTTTCTTCATAATGGCCATCAAAAGGGCAGAGGAATTGAGATTTGAGCATGTGTTGAATAGAGACTGGAATGTCTTGAAAACTCCACTGATGTATTCTGCACTGGCTGGACTTATGCTGGGTTTTTTCCTGTTATCCTGGCCAGGGGCTCCGATGTTCGCGTTTATCATCGTCGTATATGCCGTGGCTCAATTCGCTGCCAATCATATGAAAAACATATCATCCGATGGACTCTGCATTGTTGGCATGACCACGTTCGTGTTTCCGCCAGTGATGGCTGCACATATCATTCTGGAGGGCGTTGGCCAATACGGTAGGATGCACATATTGTCGTTTATTCTGGGAATCCTGGTGTTTTTAGTGCTGAGTATCGTCCCAAGGATAATGGAGCGCCAAAACATCAGTCGAAGCCATTATCCCTTTGTGTTGATGGGAATCGGCACCGTGGGCCTGGGAAGCATGTACTTGTTCAGCCCTGCTCTGTTCGGCTCGCTGTTCGGGGCATTTGGAATATTCATGCCAGTGGGCGGTGCGCTGACCATAGCAGAGGTTCAGCCGATGTTTTTCAGGGGCGGGGAGTTTACACTTATGCTTGCATGGTTCAATTTCACGACTACCCTATACATCGGACTCATCGCCATGGTGATGCTCGGCTATAGAGTCATGAGGGAGTGGAGAGCACCAGAAACCCTTCTCCTTGTATGGAGTATAGCCACGCTTCTTGCCACGTTCTCCCAGAACCGATTCGGATACTACTTAGCGGTGAACCTCGCGATTCTCTCTGGATACTTTGGCATAAAACTCCTGGAATTTGGCGGATTGGGTGCACTATATGAGAACTTTAAGAAAAGAGTAAGTGATTCGAGCGACCTGAGCAGATTCATCTCGAGATATGTCAAGCTCGGTCATGTGCTCGTCGTGGTATTGGTCGCGTTGCTCTTGATATATCCGAATCTTGGTATTACCGTGCAGGCAGCAAGACATGGCCCTGGGGTGGACTGGGACTGGTACTCTGCCCTGGTGTGGATGAGATATAATACGCCTGACCCTGGCGTTGATTACTATGGCATCTATGAGGCGCCGCTGCCTGGAGAGCGATTTTCATATCCTGAAGGAGCATACAGCGTGATGAGCTGGTGGGACTATGGGCACATCATCACATATTATGCCCGCCGCATCCCGAATGCAAATCCATTTCAGGCAGGCATAGGCGGTCCTGGACCGAATGGGACTATCATTCCAGGTGCATCCACGTTCTTCACCGCCACGAACGAGTCCACTGCTAATTGGATACTTGATGAACTTGGCACAAGATACGTGATCACAGATATCTCGATGGCGACCGGTAAGTTCTGGGCGATGGCTACGTTTGCAGAAGGAGACACATCGCGATTCTTTGGAGAGTATTTTATCGAGGAGATTACCCCGGAAGGTGTGGTGCTGCGACCAGTAAAGCCAGGCGATCCATTCTTATACTACCCTGATTTCTATCGTTCAATGGTAACGAGATTACATATTTTCAGAGGAGAGGAAGTTATTCCTGATAATTCAACTTGGGTTATCTCATACGAGGAGAGGACAGATGGAAGGGTGACATTTAGAGTGGTTACATCAAGCCAGTTGTTCCCCACATATACTGCGGCAAGAGAATTTATAGCTGCACAAGACCTTCCGAACTATAGGATAGTTGGGGCATCTCCGTTCATCAGTCCTGTGCCGTTGGAGGGGCTTGAGCATTATCGACTTGTTTATGAATCGCCCACGATGGTTGGCATGATAGAAGGCAGAGAGATCAGACAGGTGAAGATATTTGAATATGTTCCTTAA
- a CDS encoding glycosyltransferase: MRNICIVGPSKQFLSGLSYYTIRLANALSTSNNVSVVCLRKLLPQFLFPGREHVGKKISDLEFLPNVTVYDGMDYNSPLSWIRAFHFIKKQNPDVIILQWWTSSVAHMHLVLKMLNILSLKSKLIIEFHEVVDPLEEAILPIRLYSRIAGRLLTHKADAYVTHSNFDKELIASKYRLDEEKIHTIPLGLYDHYKQIDRKKARSALKIKEKFVILSFGLIRRYKGIPYLIDAFERLPEEVAKNARLLIVGELWEGGDEVVERVAASKRRDQITLMPKYVSDKDIPLYFSAADVIVFPYTRASQSGAAHIAMCYKKPIIVSNVGGLEESMSKYEGTLFIPPGDADAIARALIKCYERPIEVKCNLADLGWDTVASKYCDVINRIGNK, from the coding sequence ATGAGAAACATATGCATCGTTGGTCCATCTAAGCAGTTCCTCAGCGGGTTGAGCTATTATACAATCCGCCTCGCTAATGCACTATCAACATCAAATAACGTGTCAGTGGTCTGTTTAAGAAAATTATTGCCCCAATTTTTGTTTCCGGGGCGAGAGCACGTTGGAAAAAAGATATCAGACCTTGAATTCTTGCCTAACGTCACGGTTTATGATGGCATGGATTACAATTCGCCATTGAGCTGGATTAGGGCATTTCACTTTATCAAAAAGCAGAATCCTGATGTGATTATACTACAATGGTGGACGTCTTCTGTGGCACACATGCACCTTGTCTTGAAGATGTTAAATATTCTATCTCTGAAATCAAAACTCATCATCGAGTTTCACGAGGTTGTCGATCCGTTAGAGGAGGCAATCTTGCCGATCAGGTTATATTCACGTATAGCTGGCCGCCTATTGACCCATAAGGCAGATGCATACGTCACACACTCCAACTTTGATAAGGAATTGATCGCATCGAAATATCGCCTCGATGAAGAAAAAATACACACCATTCCACTCGGGCTCTACGACCATTACAAACAAATCGACAGGAAAAAAGCCAGGTCTGCGCTGAAAATTAAGGAAAAGTTCGTCATTTTGAGTTTTGGGTTGATCAGGAGATATAAAGGAATTCCATATCTCATTGACGCATTCGAACGATTGCCAGAAGAAGTAGCGAAGAATGCAAGACTGCTCATCGTCGGAGAGCTCTGGGAAGGTGGAGATGAAGTGGTTGAGCGAGTTGCGGCATCAAAACGCAGGGACCAGATAACATTGATGCCAAAATATGTTTCCGATAAAGATATTCCGCTATATTTTTCAGCCGCCGACGTAATCGTCTTTCCATACACAAGGGCGTCACAGAGCGGCGCAGCCCACATAGCAATGTGCTACAAAAAACCCATCATCGTTTCCAATGTTGGCGGACTGGAGGAGTCCATGTCCAAATACGAGGGGACTCTCTTCATCCCACCCGGGGATGCAGATGCGATTGCAAGGGCACTCATTAAATGTTATGAACGCCCAATAGAGGTCAAATGTAATTTAGCAGACCTCGGCTGGGATACGGTTGCATCTAAGTACTGCGATGTAATAAACAGAATCGGCAACAAATAG
- a CDS encoding DUF86 domain-containing protein, whose protein sequence is MSDLAGLRNVLVHIYWRLDLDEIYNVLQNDLGALKEFEKTIKELLLNSE, encoded by the coding sequence GTGTCCGACCTGGCAGGTCTCAGAAACGTGCTGGTCCATATCTACTGGAGATTAGACCTTGATGAGATATACAATGTACTCCAAAACGACTTGGGAGCATTAAAGGAGTTCGAAAAAACGATAAAAGAACTATTATTAAATTCTGAGTGA
- a CDS encoding DUF86 domain-containing protein: MLGRKGAMWHLRELDATLKDWGRYRSISLGDLKWDGDKRDGVLHAMLVSIQSIIDIANHLIVKKKLRKPAT, encoded by the coding sequence ATGCTGGGTAGAAAAGGAGCAATGTGGCACCTCAGGGAGCTTGATGCTACTTTAAAAGATTGGGGCAGGTACAGGTCGATAAGCCTTGGTGATTTGAAATGGGACGGGGACAAGAGGGACGGGGTGCTCCATGCCATGCTGGTATCGATCCAGTCCATCATCGATATAGCTAATCACTTGATAGTCAAGAAAAAATTGAGAAAGCCGGCGACTTAA
- a CDS encoding nucleotidyltransferase domain-containing protein codes for MNSDATKVGIGIFMEKKAIIKRIEQVLSGLEVDLGYVFGSFLVSDDFRDVDVAVLTPEKLGPYERFRFPIQVARKLEDEIKPKHEFDVKILDSSPIDFQYNVISSSELVFCKDEYGRIGYEEAAMREYLDYMETSMWLDERFLAEA; via the coding sequence TTGAATAGTGATGCAACTAAAGTAGGGATAGGCATATTCATGGAAAAGAAAGCAATCATAAAGAGAATTGAACAAGTACTTTCCGGATTGGAAGTCGACCTCGGCTACGTTTTCGGTTCTTTTTTGGTCAGTGACGACTTCAGGGACGTGGATGTTGCCGTTTTAACCCCGGAAAAGCTTGGCCCATACGAACGTTTCAGATTTCCCATACAGGTTGCGAGGAAATTGGAAGACGAAATTAAGCCAAAGCATGAGTTCGATGTCAAAATTCTGGACTCGTCCCCTATCGATTTCCAGTATAATGTTATAAGCAGCAGTGAACTGGTCTTTTGCAAGGATGAATATGGGCGTATCGGATATGAGGAGGCGGCTATGAGAGAGTATCTTGACTATATGGAGACAAGCATGTGGCTGGATGAGCGATTTCTCGCGGAGGCGTAG
- a CDS encoding type II toxin-antitoxin system VapC family toxin, with translation MMLIDSSAWIEYFMGTEKGEKVRKIIDDDEQVYISPVVLAEIYSKSIRTDGKQDERRDFMVKRCVVVSIDERIAVQAAKIHAEAKKDIKNFGLADAFILATAREREIKVLTGDRHFRNFPEGVML, from the coding sequence ATGATGTTGATCGATTCTTCTGCGTGGATTGAGTACTTTATGGGGACTGAAAAGGGTGAAAAGGTACGAAAAATTATCGATGATGATGAGCAAGTATACATCTCTCCGGTGGTATTGGCGGAAATATATTCGAAATCGATTCGAACAGATGGAAAACAGGATGAAAGAAGGGATTTTATGGTAAAAAGATGTGTGGTTGTTTCAATCGACGAGAGAATTGCCGTTCAGGCAGCCAAGATTCATGCAGAGGCGAAAAAGGATATAAAAAACTTTGGACTTGCAGATGCATTTATACTTGCAACTGCCAGAGAAAGGGAGATAAAAGTGTTGACAGGAGACCGGCATTTCAGGAACTTCCCGGAGGGCGTAATGCTTTGA
- a CDS encoding nucleotidyltransferase domain-containing protein, with translation MLTNQKLEQGLGINFIEGISMTIISDLKKKCQDRFGENLLSLVLFGSIVRGGATEGSDIDGLVIVKGLEKDWRARDKITLELEELGFRYEKTIHLTLVGEKDMDLSINFGSPLMFEIYDANEVIFDKNNFFEKSMAKFEKNMKKWKAKKTAYGEWDVPGLAVISSGT, from the coding sequence ATGTTAACTAACCAAAAGCTTGAACAAGGTTTAGGTATAAACTTCATAGAAGGAATCTCGATGACCATAATATCCGATCTAAAGAAAAAGTGCCAAGACAGATTCGGAGAGAATCTGTTATCTCTGGTATTATTTGGTTCTATTGTTCGGGGAGGAGCTACGGAAGGTTCTGACATAGATGGATTGGTGATAGTAAAAGGATTGGAGAAAGATTGGAGGGCCAGAGACAAAATTACTCTGGAATTAGAGGAACTGGGTTTTAGGTACGAAAAAACGATCCACCTAACGTTGGTTGGGGAGAAAGACATGGATCTTTCGATAAACTTCGGATCCCCGCTAATGTTTGAAATTTATGATGCAAATGAAGTTATCTTTGACAAAAATAATTTTTTTGAGAAGTCCATGGCCAAATTCGAAAAAAACATGAAAAAATGGAAAGCAAAAAAGACTGCTTATGGAGAATGGGACGTTCCTGGACTGGCGGTGATTAGCAGTGGGACCTGA
- a CDS encoding HEPN domain-containing protein, which translates to MIEAKSDLNSAQILFEGGEYSRSIYHSQQAVEKAMKSCLALAGKMITDNHFVSDRFTHTFSNMPNALKIAKDAKYLERQGTKTRYPMFRDATRPIWIPSKEYTKSDAVEAFEKAESAFDAIIGFMEDEYKITFELE; encoded by the coding sequence ATGATAGAAGCAAAGTCAGATCTAAACTCTGCACAAATTTTGTTTGAAGGGGGAGAGTACAGCAGATCTATCTATCACTCTCAGCAAGCGGTTGAAAAAGCCATGAAGTCATGTCTTGCACTGGCGGGAAAAATGATCACAGATAATCATTTTGTATCAGATAGATTTACACACACGTTCTCAAACATGCCCAATGCTTTGAAAATCGCGAAAGATGCAAAATATCTGGAACGTCAAGGGACGAAAACGAGATATCCGATGTTCAGAGATGCGACAAGACCCATATGGATACCATCCAAGGAATATACAAAGTCAGACGCAGTAGAAGCTTTTGAAAAAGCCGAATCCGCTTTCGATGCGATTATTGGATTCATGGAGGATGAATATAAAATAACGTTCGAGTTGGAATGA
- a CDS encoding glycosyltransferase family 4 protein, which translates to MKIAQVCPRYHPDIGGVETHVKAISERLVKYGLDIEVICTNPFRKSVYGKTPHREETINEVKVTRFRSIAPNDAFFFAPGIYNYLKNRDYYVIHAHSYHAFPALFAAFAKKGRKLVFTPYYHGAGHSFIRNILLKSYRPLGARIFKKADKVVCVSQFELNLIKKHFNVPASKLIHIPNGINLDEFRDVKPLERKHKTILFVGRLEKYKGVQHIIQALPLLEEYRLEIVGTGLYGQELKKLASKLGVSERIDWIKELSRAELLRHYKSADVFVMPSQFEAYGITVAEALASGVPCIVATGSALEEFVDDETCIGMSHPIESALLASTIESVCSRRANKVKNLMDWDEVVNKLTKIYDEK; encoded by the coding sequence ATGAAAATAGCCCAAGTTTGCCCCAGATACCATCCAGATATCGGTGGCGTGGAAACGCATGTAAAGGCGATCAGTGAGCGGTTGGTAAAATATGGATTGGATATTGAAGTTATATGCACAAACCCTTTTAGAAAAAGCGTTTACGGAAAAACGCCCCACAGGGAAGAAACAATCAATGAAGTAAAGGTAACACGATTCAGGTCAATCGCACCTAACGATGCCTTTTTCTTTGCACCGGGGATTTATAATTATCTTAAAAATCGAGACTACTACGTAATTCATGCGCACAGCTATCATGCGTTTCCAGCGTTATTTGCCGCCTTTGCCAAAAAGGGTCGAAAATTAGTTTTCACACCCTATTATCATGGAGCAGGGCATTCATTCATCCGAAATATACTCCTCAAGTCATATCGCCCGCTTGGAGCAAGGATATTTAAAAAAGCAGACAAAGTAGTATGCGTATCGCAGTTTGAGTTGAATTTGATAAAAAAGCATTTCAACGTTCCTGCATCTAAGTTAATCCACATTCCTAACGGCATAAATTTAGATGAGTTCAGGGATGTTAAACCACTCGAAAGGAAGCATAAAACGATCTTGTTCGTAGGGCGTCTCGAAAAATATAAAGGTGTGCAGCACATCATCCAAGCGTTGCCGTTACTGGAAGAATATCGATTGGAGATTGTAGGAACAGGACTATATGGGCAAGAATTGAAAAAATTGGCAAGTAAACTTGGTGTAAGCGAGAGGATTGACTGGATAAAGGAGCTTTCAAGAGCCGAATTATTGCGACATTACAAATCCGCTGATGTTTTCGTCATGCCATCACAGTTTGAGGCATACGGGATTACGGTGGCAGAGGCGCTTGCAAGTGGGGTTCCTTGCATCGTGGCTACGGGAAGCGCTCTTGAAGAATTCGTGGACGATGAAACATGCATAGGCATGAGTCATCCGATAGAAAGTGCTCTCCTTGCCAGCACAATAGAATCTGTGTGCAGCCGACGTGCAAATAAAGTCAAAAATTTAATGGATTGGGATGAAGTTGTGAATAAATTGACTAAGATTTACGATGAAAAGTAA
- a CDS encoding FkbM family methyltransferase, which translates to MNIHEIKLSIFRGGVKLFSVHREHKIGKLYPVRVVYEFIISHLKSSKNVALVQGHKMFLDPGDQYALSVWGVWEALTTGQFKKEIKKGDVVLDVGAGIGYYTLIAANLVGETGRVYAFEPDPDFFGLLKKNIEINGYKNVILEQKAVSDKTGKNKSYLCKDEHRIHDSPDACHKFIEIESIRLDDYFKNYDGKINFIKMDIEGAEIKAIQGAPLLLQKNKNLKIITEFWPMGLIKFGIEPKEYINLLIDHGFKLYEINAQEKKIEPVEIAKLVETYTPEKVYSTNLLCIRD; encoded by the coding sequence ATGAATATCCATGAAATAAAGCTTTCAATATTTAGAGGTGGAGTTAAACTTTTTTCGGTTCATAGAGAGCATAAAATTGGCAAACTTTACCCTGTCAGAGTTGTATATGAGTTCATAATTTCTCATCTGAAGAGTTCTAAAAATGTTGCTCTTGTTCAGGGTCATAAAATGTTTTTAGATCCTGGAGATCAGTATGCATTGTCCGTATGGGGGGTATGGGAAGCATTAACAACAGGACAATTTAAGAAAGAAATTAAAAAGGGTGATGTCGTCCTGGATGTTGGAGCAGGTATTGGATATTACACCTTAATCGCTGCAAATCTGGTTGGAGAAACTGGCAGGGTTTATGCTTTTGAACCGGATCCGGATTTTTTTGGCTTGCTTAAAAAAAATATCGAAATAAATGGGTATAAAAATGTCATTCTTGAACAGAAAGCAGTTTCAGACAAAACTGGAAAGAACAAATCATACTTATGTAAAGATGAGCACAGAATACATGACTCACCTGATGCTTGTCATAAGTTTATCGAAATCGAATCTATACGATTAGATGATTATTTCAAGAATTATGATGGGAAGATCAACTTTATTAAGATGGATATTGAGGGGGCAGAAATAAAAGCGATTCAAGGGGCACCCTTGCTTTTACAGAAAAATAAAAATCTAAAAATAATCACCGAATTTTGGCCCATGGGGCTTATAAAATTTGGTATCGAGCCAAAAGAGTATATAAATTTACTCATAGACCACGGTTTCAAGCTTTATGAAATAAATGCACAAGAAAAGAAAATAGAACCAGTTGAAATCGCCAAGTTAGTAGAAACATATACTCCTGAAAAAGTATATTCTACAAATTTATTATGCATAAGAGACTGA
- a CDS encoding class I SAM-dependent methyltransferase, whose product MQNKVYGLILRKAFMRISKIMRSELQSESLNINKFYKDHYASYLEDNKDLLGPRLKRILELFQKEKPSNILDIGCGNGKFAYLLGKVTNAEVTGIDVSESAVALACQKIEAIRVDVGQDIYPFKDGAFNSVFCGEIIEHLFNTDHLLDEIYRVMAKDGFCILTTPNLAAWYNRISLALGYQPFYTEVSIYHNVGKLSSKGGMTSTGHIRGFTYRSLKELIEIHNFKIIKAYGVHDPHIPSPLNIIDRIASFLPSMGSDIIIMFKKAEELN is encoded by the coding sequence ATGCAGAATAAAGTGTATGGTTTAATACTCAGGAAGGCATTTATGAGGATAAGTAAAATAATGAGATCGGAACTCCAATCAGAATCTTTGAACATTAATAAGTTTTACAAAGATCATTATGCCAGTTACCTGGAAGATAATAAAGATCTTCTTGGCCCCAGACTTAAACGAATTTTAGAACTGTTCCAGAAAGAAAAACCTTCAAATATCCTTGATATTGGTTGCGGGAATGGTAAATTCGCATACTTGCTTGGTAAAGTCACAAATGCCGAGGTTACTGGAATTGATGTTTCAGAGTCTGCGGTTGCTCTGGCATGTCAGAAGATAGAAGCTATCAGGGTCGATGTCGGGCAGGACATTTATCCATTTAAAGATGGAGCTTTTAACAGCGTTTTTTGCGGTGAGATAATTGAGCACCTGTTCAATACCGACCATCTGCTGGACGAAATCTACAGGGTTATGGCAAAAGACGGGTTTTGCATTCTTACCACGCCAAATCTTGCCGCATGGTATAACCGAATAAGCCTTGCGTTGGGATATCAGCCGTTTTATACAGAGGTCAGCATTTATCATAACGTTGGCAAGCTCAGCAGCAAAGGAGGGATGACGTCAACAGGGCACATTAGAGGATTCACATATCGCTCACTCAAAGAACTTATTGAAATACATAACTTCAAAATAATAAAAGCTTATGGCGTACATGATCCTCATATTCCTTCACCCTTGAACATAATCGACAGAATAGCATCTTTCTTGCCATCAATGGGCAGCGATATTATTATAATGTTTAAGAAGGCAGAAGAACTCAATTAA
- a CDS encoding glycosyltransferase family 4 protein, which yields MKIALIVPYFQKEWGSYEYYLAKNLSLLNQDVTIITSATKVRRYYLNDRSALTADEQIEGFYVKRLPIKFEMKEVPYMQNLRKNLESGGFDIVHSTEDFQLCSWQASSYAKEHKIPLFITRWLYWKPNIRLASLFQFYDRYISTIVRNRAAAIIAPSASIKEYLLDYGVNEEKVHWIPSGVDLETFSPNPSSMLREKLGLGDEKIILSIARLHLLKGLHYLIQAYGTVARNFPNTRLVILGKGPQEKELRDMAKQLNIEKKVSFLTEHVPHEKISQLYNSADIFAFPSVVEPFGMANLEAMACGKPTVSSDTGGMRDMVLHGKTGFLFKVGDVKGIEDALMAMLSDEKKTEEMGLESRKRALEYDWRKIARQILEKYEEALPK from the coding sequence ATGAAAATCGCACTAATTGTTCCATATTTTCAGAAAGAATGGGGCAGCTACGAATATTATCTGGCAAAAAACCTGTCACTGCTAAACCAAGATGTGACCATAATAACTTCTGCCACAAAGGTAAGGAGATATTATCTGAATGACAGGTCTGCTCTGACGGCAGATGAGCAAATAGAGGGTTTTTATGTAAAACGCCTGCCAATAAAATTCGAGATGAAAGAAGTGCCGTATATGCAGAACCTGAGGAAAAACCTTGAATCAGGCGGTTTTGACATTGTCCATTCAACCGAAGACTTCCAGCTATGCTCGTGGCAGGCAAGCTCGTATGCAAAAGAACATAAGATTCCTCTGTTCATCACACGCTGGCTCTACTGGAAACCCAATATCAGGCTTGCCTCTCTGTTCCAATTTTACGACAGGTACATCTCAACAATCGTTAGAAATCGTGCTGCAGCCATTATTGCACCCTCAGCTTCAATAAAAGAATATCTTCTTGATTATGGAGTAAATGAAGAGAAGGTCCACTGGATACCGAGCGGCGTTGATCTTGAAACATTTTCCCCAAATCCATCCTCCATGCTGCGGGAGAAACTCGGTCTGGGTGATGAAAAAATCATCCTGTCCATAGCAAGGTTACATCTCCTCAAGGGTCTCCATTACCTGATTCAAGCCTATGGGACTGTGGCAAGAAACTTTCCAAACACACGACTTGTAATTCTAGGTAAGGGTCCGCAGGAAAAAGAATTAAGAGATATGGCAAAGCAATTAAACATAGAGAAAAAGGTGAGCTTTTTAACAGAACACGTACCCCATGAAAAAATATCTCAGCTTTACAACAGCGCTGACATCTTTGCTTTTCCAAGCGTAGTTGAACCGTTTGGTATGGCAAATTTAGAAGCAATGGCTTGTGGGAAACCAACAGTTTCCTCTGATACGGGTGGGATGAGGGACATGGTGCTTCACGGTAAAACCGGGTTTCTATTCAAAGTGGGGGATGTAAAAGGAATTGAAGATGCCTTGATGGCAATGCTCAGCGATGAAAAAAAGACAGAGGAAATGGGGTTGGAATCCAGA